One window of Streptomyces sp. SUK 48 genomic DNA carries:
- a CDS encoding ABC transporter permease has product MTAERTTGQNAVEQKVGEPVADERLLRTSPLKKLLARPELGSVVGALAVFVFFAFIADGFLRAPSLSTVLYASSTIGIMAVPVALLMIGGEFDLSAGVLVTSSALISSMFSYQMTANTWVGVGVSLLVSLAIGAFNGFMLTRTRLPSFIITLGTFLMLCGMNLGFTKLIDGTVSTKTIADMQGFSSAHAVFASTVTVGGVDFKITILWWLALVALGSWILLRTRVGNWIFAVGGNEDAARAVGVPVAKTKIGLYMGVAFGAWISGQHLLFSFDAVQSGEGVGNELIYIIAAVIGGCLITGGYGSAVGSAVGALIFGMTSKGIVFAEWNPDWFKFFLGAMLLLATLLNAWVRKRAEATT; this is encoded by the coding sequence ATGACCGCCGAGCGGACCACCGGGCAGAACGCGGTCGAACAGAAGGTCGGGGAACCGGTGGCCGACGAGCGGCTCCTGCGGACCTCCCCGCTGAAGAAGCTCCTCGCCCGCCCCGAGCTGGGCTCGGTCGTCGGCGCCCTCGCCGTCTTCGTCTTCTTCGCCTTCATCGCCGACGGCTTCCTGCGCGCCCCCAGCCTCAGCACCGTCCTGTACGCCTCCTCGACCATCGGGATCATGGCCGTGCCGGTCGCGCTGCTGATGATCGGCGGCGAGTTCGATCTGTCGGCCGGCGTCCTCGTGACGTCCTCGGCGCTGATCTCCTCGATGTTCAGCTACCAGATGACGGCGAACACCTGGGTCGGCGTCGGCGTGTCCCTGCTGGTCAGCCTCGCCATCGGCGCCTTCAACGGCTTCATGCTCACCCGCACCAGACTGCCCAGCTTCATCATCACGCTGGGCACCTTCCTGATGCTGTGCGGCATGAACCTCGGCTTCACCAAGCTGATCGACGGCACGGTCTCCACCAAGACCATCGCCGACATGCAGGGCTTCTCCAGCGCCCACGCCGTCTTCGCCTCCACGGTCACCGTCGGCGGCGTCGACTTCAAGATCACCATCCTGTGGTGGCTCGCCCTGGTCGCCCTCGGCTCCTGGATCCTGCTGCGCACCCGCGTCGGCAACTGGATCTTCGCGGTCGGCGGCAACGAGGACGCGGCCCGCGCGGTCGGCGTGCCGGTGGCGAAGACGAAGATCGGCCTCTACATGGGCGTCGCGTTCGGCGCCTGGATCTCCGGCCAGCACCTGCTGTTCTCCTTCGACGCCGTCCAGTCCGGCGAGGGCGTCGGCAACGAGCTGATCTACATCATCGCGGCCGTCATCGGCGGCTGCCTGATCACCGGCGGCTACGGCAGCGCGGTCGGCTCCGCGGTGGGCGCCCTGATCTTCGGCATGACCAGCAAGGGCATCGTCTTCGCCGAGTGGAACCCCGACTGGTTCAAGTTCTTCCTCGGAGCGATGCTGCTCCTCGCGACCCTGCTCAACGCCTGGGTCCGCAAGCGCGCGGAGGCGACGACATGA
- a CDS encoding sugar ABC transporter substrate-binding protein produces the protein MARFRTWAVMALAGALSVCLAGCSSTGGKRAEDARKAAVAQGRSGVNTPRWTFAMITHSGDGDTFWDIVQSGAKQAAVKDNINFLYSHDDDAQQQAQLVDAAVDKKVDGIIVTLAKPDAMKAAVQRAEKAGIPVITVNSGSEESKAFGALTHIGQDETIAGEAVGDELNKRGKKKALCVLHEQGNVGHEQRCDGVAKTFKGKLQKLYVNGTNMPDVQSAIEAKLQADKSLDSVVTLGAPYADTAVKAKNDAGSKAEVDTFDLNAQVAASLKNGTLGFAVDQQPYLQGYEAVDLLWAYKYNGDVLGGGKPVLTGPQIITKDQAATLAAYTERGTR, from the coding sequence GTGGCACGGTTTCGGACCTGGGCAGTCATGGCGCTCGCAGGGGCACTCTCGGTGTGCCTCGCGGGCTGCAGCAGCACCGGCGGGAAGCGGGCCGAGGACGCCCGCAAGGCCGCCGTCGCCCAGGGCAGGTCGGGGGTGAACACCCCCCGCTGGACCTTCGCGATGATCACACACTCGGGAGACGGCGACACCTTCTGGGACATCGTGCAGAGCGGCGCCAAGCAGGCCGCCGTCAAGGACAACATCAACTTCCTGTACTCGCACGACGACGACGCCCAGCAGCAGGCCCAGCTGGTGGACGCGGCGGTCGACAAGAAGGTCGACGGGATCATCGTCACCCTGGCGAAGCCGGACGCCATGAAGGCCGCCGTCCAGCGCGCCGAGAAGGCCGGCATCCCGGTGATCACCGTCAACTCCGGCTCGGAGGAGTCCAAGGCGTTCGGCGCGCTCACCCACATCGGCCAGGACGAGACCATCGCCGGTGAGGCCGTCGGCGACGAGCTGAACAAGCGCGGGAAGAAGAAGGCCCTGTGCGTGCTGCACGAGCAGGGCAACGTGGGCCACGAGCAGCGCTGCGACGGCGTCGCCAAGACCTTCAAGGGCAAGCTCCAGAAGCTCTACGTCAACGGCACGAACATGCCCGACGTGCAGTCCGCCATCGAGGCCAAGCTCCAGGCCGACAAGTCCCTGGACAGCGTCGTCACCCTCGGCGCGCCCTACGCCGACACCGCCGTGAAGGCGAAGAACGACGCGGGCAGCAAGGCCGAGGTGGACACCTTCGACCTCAACGCGCAGGTCGCGGCCTCGCTCAAGAACGGCACCCTGGGCTTCGCGGTCGACCAGCAGCCGTACCTCCAGGGATACGAGGCGGTCGACCTGCTGTGGGCCTACAAGTACAACGGTGACGTCCTCGGCGGCGGCAAGCCGGTGCTGACCGGCCCGCAGATCATCACCAAGGACCAGGCGGCCACGCTGGCGGCGTACACCGAGCGGGGCACCCGATGA
- a CDS encoding GntR family transcriptional regulator, which translates to MDPTVALELRVDRGSPVPLYFQLSQQLEAAIEHGSLTPGSLLGNEIELAARLGLSRPTVRQAIQSLVDKGLLVRRRGVGTQVVHSRVRRPLELSSLYDDLAAAGRRPTTKVLVNTVVPASDEIAAALGVTEGTDVHRVERLRLEHGEPMAYLINHLPPGLLDLDTARLEATGLYRMLRAAGITLHSARQSIGARGAGATEAERLGEAAGAPLLTMCRTTYDDTGRAVEYGDHAYRPSRYAFEFQLLVRP; encoded by the coding sequence GTGGACCCGACCGTCGCGCTCGAACTCCGCGTGGACCGCGGTTCGCCGGTGCCGCTGTACTTCCAGCTGTCCCAGCAGCTGGAGGCCGCGATCGAGCACGGAAGCCTGACCCCCGGGAGCCTGCTGGGCAACGAGATCGAGCTGGCCGCGCGGCTCGGCCTGTCCCGGCCCACCGTCCGCCAGGCCATTCAGTCGCTGGTCGACAAGGGGCTGCTGGTGCGCCGCCGGGGCGTCGGCACCCAGGTCGTGCACAGCAGGGTCAGGCGCCCGCTGGAGCTGAGCAGCCTCTACGACGATCTGGCGGCGGCGGGCCGGCGGCCCACGACGAAGGTCCTGGTCAACACGGTCGTCCCGGCCTCCGACGAGATCGCGGCCGCGCTCGGGGTCACCGAGGGCACCGACGTCCACCGCGTCGAGCGGCTCCGGCTCGAGCACGGCGAGCCGATGGCGTACCTGATCAACCATCTGCCGCCCGGACTGCTCGACCTGGACACCGCCCGGCTGGAGGCGACCGGCCTGTACCGGATGCTGCGCGCCGCCGGGATCACCCTGCACAGCGCCCGCCAGTCGATCGGCGCCCGCGGCGCCGGCGCCACCGAGGCCGAGCGGCTCGGCGAGGCCGCCGGCGCCCCGCTGCTCACCATGTGCCGCACCACCTACGACGACACCGGCCGCGCGGTCGAGTACGGCGACCACGCCTACCGGCCGAGCCGCTACGCCTTCGAGTTCCAGCTGCTCGTACGGCCCTGA
- a CDS encoding Gfo/Idh/MocA family oxidoreductase, whose protein sequence is MRIGVIGTGRIGTLHANTLSRHREVGSLILTDADPVRAQRLAHRIGETAAPGVDEIFRWGVDAVVISTATAAHAELIGRAARSGLPVFCEKPIALDLPGTLQALAEVAAAGTVLQMGFQRRFDAGYAGAREAVRAGRLGRLHTVRALTCDPSPPPADWLALSGGLFRDTLIHDFDMLRWVTGQEVSDVYAAGSDAGPVMFREAGDACTGAALLTLAEGTLATATATRTNGAGYDVRMELAGERDTVVVGLDDRTPLASTEPTGPPPADKPWTGFLERFAPAYEAELCAFVEVLHGERANPCDGHEALQALRIAEACEVSRRERRAVAMAEIPTAPGSAGG, encoded by the coding sequence ATGCGCATCGGGGTCATCGGTACGGGCCGCATCGGCACCCTTCACGCGAACACGCTCAGCCGGCACCGCGAGGTCGGTTCGCTGATCCTGACGGACGCCGATCCGGTGCGGGCGCAGCGGCTCGCGCACCGGATCGGCGAGACGGCGGCGCCGGGGGTGGACGAGATCTTCCGGTGGGGCGTGGACGCGGTGGTGATCAGCACGGCGACCGCGGCCCACGCCGAGCTGATCGGCCGGGCGGCGCGCTCGGGGCTGCCGGTCTTCTGCGAGAAACCGATCGCCCTGGACCTGCCCGGCACGCTCCAGGCGCTGGCCGAGGTGGCGGCGGCCGGCACGGTGCTCCAGATGGGCTTCCAGCGCCGCTTCGACGCGGGGTACGCCGGAGCGCGCGAGGCGGTGCGCGCCGGGCGGCTCGGCCGGCTGCACACCGTACGGGCCCTGACCTGCGACCCGTCCCCTCCCCCCGCCGACTGGCTGGCGCTGTCCGGCGGGCTGTTCCGGGACACCCTCATCCATGACTTCGACATGCTGCGCTGGGTGACGGGCCAGGAGGTGAGCGACGTCTACGCGGCCGGCTCGGACGCGGGCCCCGTGATGTTCCGCGAGGCCGGTGACGCCTGTACGGGCGCGGCGCTGCTCACCCTGGCCGAGGGCACCCTGGCCACCGCGACCGCGACCCGCACGAACGGCGCGGGCTACGACGTCCGCATGGAGCTGGCCGGGGAGCGCGACACGGTGGTGGTCGGCCTGGACGACCGCACCCCGCTGGCCTCCACCGAACCGACCGGGCCACCGCCCGCGGACAAGCCCTGGACCGGTTTCCTGGAACGGTTCGCGCCCGCGTACGAGGCCGAGCTGTGCGCCTTCGTGGAGGTGCTGCACGGCGAACGCGCCAACCCCTGCGACGGCCACGAGGCCCTCCAGGCGCTGCGGATCGCCGAGGCGTGCGAGGTCTCGCGGCGGGAGCGGCGGGCGGTGGCGATGGCGGAGATCCCGACGGCGCCGGGGTCCGCGGGCGGCTGA
- a CDS encoding cytochrome P450 has protein sequence MDRRQAVDLGEFGDAFRRDPHPVYALLRERGPVHRVRIPHADEDYETWLVVGYEEARAALADPRLSKDGTKIGVTFLDQDLIGRDLLGTDPPQHTRLRGLVTRAFTMRRVEQLRPRVQRITDELLDEMLSPGSAGRADLIAALAYPLPLTVICELLGVPEMDRTEFRKISTQVVAPTDPGSEREAMSRLGEYLTELIEDKRRSGVTGDLLGDLVRTTAEDGDRLSSEELRGMAFLLLIAGHETTVNLIGNGVLALLTHPDQLAALRADMSLIDGVVEETLRWEGPVENATFRYAAEPLELGGVRIEKGEHVMVGLTAAQRDGARFPAPERFDIRRDTRGHLAFGHGLHYCLGAPLARLEGRVALSTLLERTPGLALDGPHDEWLPGMLMRGLRTLPVRW, from the coding sequence ATGGATCGTCGACAGGCAGTGGATCTGGGGGAGTTCGGGGACGCGTTCCGCCGCGACCCCCATCCGGTGTACGCCCTGCTGCGCGAGCGGGGCCCGGTGCACCGGGTCCGGATACCCCACGCGGACGAGGACTACGAGACCTGGCTCGTCGTGGGGTACGAGGAGGCGCGCGCCGCCCTCGCCGACCCCCGGCTCTCCAAGGACGGCACGAAGATCGGCGTGACCTTCCTCGACCAGGACCTGATCGGCAGGGATCTGCTGGGCACCGACCCGCCCCAGCACACCCGGCTGCGCGGCCTCGTCACCCGGGCCTTCACCATGCGCCGGGTCGAGCAACTGCGCCCACGCGTCCAGCGGATCACCGATGAACTGCTGGACGAGATGCTCTCGCCGGGCAGCGCCGGCCGCGCCGACCTGATCGCGGCCCTCGCCTACCCGCTGCCCCTGACCGTCATCTGCGAACTGCTCGGCGTCCCCGAGATGGACCGCACCGAGTTCCGCAAGATCTCCACCCAGGTGGTCGCCCCGACCGACCCGGGATCCGAGCGCGAGGCGATGAGCCGGCTCGGCGAGTACCTCACCGAACTGATCGAGGACAAGCGCCGCTCCGGGGTCACCGGCGACCTCCTCGGCGACCTGGTCCGCACCACCGCCGAGGACGGCGACCGGCTCTCGTCCGAGGAACTGCGCGGCATGGCCTTCCTGCTGCTCATCGCGGGCCACGAGACCACGGTCAACCTCATCGGCAACGGCGTCCTCGCCCTGCTCACCCACCCCGACCAACTCGCCGCCCTGCGCGCCGACATGAGCCTGATCGACGGGGTGGTCGAGGAGACGCTGCGCTGGGAGGGCCCGGTGGAGAACGCCACGTTCCGGTACGCGGCCGAACCGCTGGAGCTCGGGGGCGTCCGCATCGAGAAGGGCGAACACGTGATGGTCGGCCTCACCGCCGCCCAGCGCGACGGCGCCCGCTTCCCCGCGCCCGAGCGCTTCGACATCCGCCGCGACACCCGTGGCCATCTCGCCTTCGGCCACGGCCTCCACTACTGCCTGGGCGCACCCCTGGCCCGCCTGGAGGGCCGCGTCGCCCTCTCCACCCTGCTGGAACGCACCCCCGGCCTCGCCCTGGACGGCCCGCACGACGAGTGGCTGCCGGGCATGCTGATGCGCGGCCTGCGGACCCTGCCGGTGCGCTGGTAG
- a CDS encoding ribonuclease yields the protein MRIPPRAARIGAAAAVLSALLAGGTVSATAANAAPVSVATAKASVVSADSVGSICQSALPSQADDTLDLIAQGGPYPYSQDGTVFSNREGVLPSQSSGYYHEYTVVTPGAPTRGTRRIITGEGSQEDYYTSDHYETFDLIDFGC from the coding sequence ATGCGTATCCCCCCACGTGCCGCCCGTATCGGCGCCGCAGCAGCAGTCCTGTCCGCACTCCTCGCCGGCGGCACCGTCTCCGCCACCGCGGCGAACGCCGCCCCCGTCTCCGTCGCCACGGCGAAGGCGTCCGTCGTCTCCGCCGACTCCGTCGGCAGCATCTGCCAGAGCGCCCTGCCCTCGCAGGCCGACGACACCCTCGACCTCATCGCCCAGGGCGGCCCCTACCCCTACTCGCAGGACGGGACGGTCTTCTCCAACCGCGAGGGCGTGCTCCCCAGCCAGTCCTCGGGCTACTACCACGAGTACACCGTGGTGACCCCCGGTGCCCCCACCCGCGGCACCCGCCGCATCATCACCGGCGAGGGCAGCCAGGAGGACTACTACACCTCCGACCACTACGAGACCTTCGACCTGATCGACTTCGGCTGCTGA
- a CDS encoding TetR family transcriptional regulator, which produces MARSEATPSPRRQELLEAAYAHALRAGLAGLSLRPLAEEIDSSPRVLLYLFGSKDGLVRALLARARADELAALRRLAAARDPARGLAPVARELWRWLSEDAHRGLLTLWVESYARSLVGPDGPWAGFANDTVEDWLALLAAAQHPGERDSEAGLARRTFVLAALRGALLDLLATGDLARTTAAVHVLLAAVE; this is translated from the coding sequence GTGGCCCGATCCGAAGCAACCCCCTCTCCGCGACGGCAGGAACTGCTGGAGGCGGCATACGCCCACGCGCTGCGCGCCGGCCTGGCCGGTCTGTCCCTGCGCCCGCTCGCCGAGGAGATCGACTCCTCCCCGCGAGTGCTGCTCTACCTGTTCGGCAGCAAGGACGGCCTGGTCCGGGCCCTGCTGGCGCGGGCCAGGGCCGATGAGCTGGCCGCCCTGCGCCGGCTCGCCGCCGCCCGCGACCCGGCGCGGGGGCTGGCGCCGGTCGCCCGGGAGCTGTGGCGGTGGCTGTCCGAGGACGCCCATCGCGGTCTGCTGACGCTCTGGGTCGAGAGCTACGCCCGCTCCCTCGTGGGGCCCGACGGCCCGTGGGCCGGGTTCGCGAACGACACGGTCGAGGACTGGCTCGCCCTGCTCGCCGCCGCCCAGCACCCGGGGGAGCGCGACAGCGAAGCGGGCCTGGCCCGGCGCACGTTCGTGCTCGCCGCCCTCAGGGGCGCCCTGCTGGACCTCCTCGCCACCGGCGACCTGGCCCGGACGACCGCGGCGGTGCACGTCCTGCTGGCCGCGGTGGAGTGA
- a CDS encoding GNAT family N-acetyltransferase translates to MATEHEVVVRPLGRPGDLGWVVMAHGELYAREFGWDADFEALVARIVADHTRADGPGPRAAWIAEVDGVRAGCVFCAPGDDEGTAKLRLLLVDPAARGLGLGTRLVGECLRFAREAGCAAITLWTNDVLRTARRVYEAHGFELAEAQAHHSFGHDLVGQTWRRAL, encoded by the coding sequence ATGGCGACGGAACACGAGGTGGTCGTCCGCCCGCTCGGCCGGCCCGGGGACCTGGGCTGGGTCGTGATGGCGCACGGCGAGCTCTACGCCCGGGAGTTCGGCTGGGACGCGGACTTCGAGGCGCTCGTCGCCCGGATCGTCGCCGACCACACCCGCGCGGACGGTCCCGGTCCGCGGGCGGCCTGGATCGCCGAGGTCGACGGGGTGCGGGCCGGCTGCGTCTTCTGCGCGCCCGGGGACGACGAGGGCACCGCCAAGCTGCGCCTGCTGCTGGTGGACCCCGCCGCGCGCGGGCTCGGCCTCGGCACCCGCCTGGTCGGGGAATGCCTGCGCTTCGCGCGCGAGGCCGGGTGCGCGGCGATCACGCTGTGGACCAATGACGTACTGAGGACGGCCCGCCGCGTCTACGAGGCACACGGCTTCGAACTGGCCGAGGCGCAGGCCCATCACAGCTTCGGCCACGACCTCGTCGGCCAGACCTGGCGACGCGCTCTGTGA
- a CDS encoding AIM24 family protein: protein MTLQQEIVGNAMQMAVVNLDPGQTVYCEAGKFLFKTTNVTMETRLSGPSGSGGQQGGGSGGMGGLLRQAMGTAMQVGQRMLAGESLAFQYFTAQGGQGTVGFAGVLPGEMRALELDGHRAWFAEKDAFVAAESSVEFGIAFAGGRTGMSGGEGFVLEKFTGHGTVIIAGAGNFIDLDPADFGGRIEVDTGCVVAFEEGVRYGVQRVGGLNRQGVMNAVFGGEGLSLATLEGNGRVILQSLTIESLANALKKAQGGDKQGPTGGLFSTHAG from the coding sequence GTGACCCTTCAGCAAGAGATCGTCGGCAACGCCATGCAGATGGCGGTCGTCAACCTGGACCCCGGCCAGACCGTGTACTGCGAGGCCGGGAAGTTCCTGTTCAAGACCACGAACGTGACCATGGAGACCCGGCTGTCCGGTCCCTCCGGGAGCGGCGGGCAGCAGGGCGGCGGGAGCGGCGGCATGGGCGGCCTGCTGCGCCAGGCCATGGGCACCGCCATGCAGGTGGGCCAGCGGATGCTCGCGGGCGAGTCGCTGGCCTTCCAGTACTTCACCGCGCAGGGCGGTCAGGGCACGGTCGGCTTCGCGGGCGTGCTCCCGGGCGAGATGCGCGCGCTGGAACTCGACGGCCACCGCGCCTGGTTCGCCGAGAAGGACGCCTTCGTGGCCGCCGAGTCCTCGGTGGAGTTCGGCATCGCCTTCGCGGGCGGCCGCACCGGCATGAGCGGCGGCGAGGGCTTCGTCCTGGAGAAGTTCACCGGTCACGGCACCGTGATCATCGCGGGCGCGGGCAACTTCATCGACCTCGACCCGGCGGACTTCGGCGGCCGGATCGAGGTGGACACCGGCTGCGTGGTCGCCTTCGAGGAGGGCGTCCGGTACGGCGTCCAGCGCGTGGGCGGCCTCAACCGGCAGGGCGTCATGAACGCCGTCTTCGGCGGCGAGGGCCTCTCCCTGGCCACCCTGGAGGGCAACGGCCGCGTCATCCTCCAGTCCCTGACCATCGAGAGCCTGGCCAACGCCCTGAAGAAGGCGCAGGGCGGCGACAAGCAGGGTCCGACGGGCGGCCTGTTCTCCACGCACGCGGGGTGA